The Drosophila biarmipes strain raj3 chromosome X, RU_DBia_V1.1, whole genome shotgun sequence genome includes the window ctagTGTGAGTAATTAACGTTTTGAgcttcataaatattttatatggtTTTATCCAtgaagtttttaaataattgttataaatttCTTAATTTCTTATTAATATAATAGCATCAAAGTAGCAATTACTtaccttaaaaatattgaacaaaaatatattttgtaaataaacaaGTTAATGAGagtagttaaaattttgatatattttttttccgatgaagtttgttaaataattgtctataatttttttttatcaatataACAGAATCAAAATAGCACTTACttaccttaaaaatattaaacaataatatattttataaataaagaagTTAATGAGAGGAGTTCAAGTTTTCAgctttatataatattttatattttttgtatccaCGAAATAATTATTAGATTTGTCTTATTAATGTAatagaattaaaaattaattaatttttcaaaatttccttttaatataataaaaaaaatatacattttttacctTATGAATATCATAGAATATTGAATGAATAAATAGGTTAATGGGTAAAGTTCAAAGTTTGTGttctatactttttttttataatgtatCCATGAAGTTTTACTAATAAATCATAGATTATTCACACTacatatatttcttaaaattattattatttaaattaaatattttgttggtcAAAAGTACCTAtagatattatttaaaattaaaaacaatttcttaTCGCGAGTCTTAGAATTTTTTCTCACTGCACAGCGCTCCCAAGTGCCGTTTTCGGATCGGGGAGCATTTGTGGGTCTATTTCGGTGAACAGAATGCCAGAACGTCTCTCCCCATCGCGGGCAACGTTGACATAGGCTGGAAATTCTTCTGACTCCGTCTATTTCGGTTGCCGGCCAGACAGCCCAGCATTATGTGGCACATAGCACATTGCAATCTGCAGACGGCGTATTGCAGACTGAGAACTGAAGACCGAAGACTGCAGACTGCAGACTGCAGACTGCAGACTTGAGACTGAAGAAAAGACAGCTGACGCCAGGCCCGAGGGCAAAGTCGAAGATGTAATGCCATGGGGGGATCTCTGTATCTggatttgtatctgtatctggatCTTTATCCCCGGTCCAAAGGGACTCTGTTCGCATGTCTGAGGCGATCTTCTTCCCCCTGTTTCCTTTGCCTGAGGTGTTTTCTTTATGTTTCTTTTGAAGGGGAGAAGAGAAATCCCATTAAAATGGGACCTGAATGAATGACTTTTTTAAATCTTCTGCAACATTTAGGCAAGGAATCTCGGATCTTTTTAAGCCCCTCTTATAATCACAAGCTATATTTagttcaaatatatttatagtcccccttaaacatatttttaaactgttttttttttagcagtAATGttcttaacattttataaaatattttttaaatatttaaaaccgGAATCAAATGCAGAGCTGCTCTGTCTCGCTCCTTAAGTGGCCTCTTCGAGATATCCCAGAGTTTGGAATCAATTATGCAACTCTGTGGCCCCCGCCTTCTTTTGCACTTTTCCAAGCCACTAAGTACACCTTTGGCCCCCACCGCCCACTTCTACATTCATTTGCAATTTCCATTAAAATGTCATTGAAATTTCACTTACAAAAATTTGCCTTCAAAAACCAAACCGAAGTggagcaaaaataaaaattgagtAGATGGAAAAACGGAACTGAGTTTTGTTTTGTGGTGGAAAAGTCTGGGCAAAAGTGGGTTCCGGGGCTTTTCGGACGGGGGGAAAACTTTGGCTGGCAATTCTATTGCCAAACGCATTTTGCACTTCAATTGCAcgtgaaaatgaaaatggaaggGGTGGCGTTGTTGGGAAAGTCTgcgaaaaactgaaaaattcAAGCCTGTTAATATGCGTAAGTGTGTGTGGGGCAGGTGGGCGAGTGGgtgagtgggtggctgggtggctggCTATTGCCTTGCCtgagtgggtgggtggcaTCCTGCCGTGAAGTTGtctctttatttttcttctccGGCTTCTGCTGCTGTCATTGATATGGCATTCTGTAGCCCCGCTCAGGCGGTCTGAGTTTTCCCCACCCCCTGAGCTTTTCCCACCCCCCTCCGCCCTCTTGAATTTCCACCCCTCCCCCCATCACCCAGCTCACCTGCCTTCGTTGTCGTTTTGTCGCCTGTTGTTAATTGTCATTGCGTCGCTTTAAGCCGCTCAGTGgcaggaaaatgggaaatggaaggTGAGGATAtgagtgggtgggtggtggcAGGCCAGGGGGAGCGGCGGGGCCGGATAAAGTGAATCAAGAGGAAAACCAAGGAGCGGGCACAGTCTATCGGACATACTCTTGCCGAATTTCGCCTCAAATTGCacatatcatttttgtttctttccATTGTACACAGCTTTATTTTAAGATCATCTAGGCACTTTTaaaccataaaaaaataaatgtctgcatatttaattccaaattgtttggtaaataattgaatttaattgtatATCCTTGGGCTTACTACTTTTGTTTATCAGTAGTTGGAAAAAATTCACAAGGATTCTTAGGAttctaatttttattctttgtaaagtatttaatatatttttttaaattcgtgCCAAGGTGCTAAAATGCTCAGAAGcaagttaaaatatatttattataatttagatttaaaaaattgtatatagtaatttaacttgttttaaataaaacattttaattacgtTTACATGAGTATAATATTAGATAATTTGTTGGAATAAGTGGGCTTAATTTATGAGCATATTTCAAAATTGCTcacttttaaaatcttttgttttagttcaacatataaaataaatagacatctagaaataatatataaacaatataataatatataataattgtaaaaaaaataaactgcatccatttgaaaaatataaaattttatagaaaagtGCCTTTGCACTTGCATTTGGAGCTAACTAAATAATGGATTCTCAAGCAATTTCCCTCTATTACTGgcttctaaaatatttatattttccaggGTTGGTATTAAGAGCATATCCTTAACTTCGGTGTGGATAGTTTTTCCCCTGGccgttgttgttattgccgctgttgctgttgctgttttcACGCGCGGTTAGCGCCTGTAATTGCATTGCCAAGTAAACGACGAACCGCGAACAGTGAGCGACATTCGTATGTGTCTCTCCGTTCGTGTGACTCCATGTGTGGATGtgcactgcaaaaaatattcaatgtattgcaaaatattataaatacattttcttaaaaaaatctcAATAAATGCAACGCATTTAGCTTACAAAATATGTCGTATTACAAATATAGTTATTTAACactcaataaaaaaaagaggtATTACTGaccttttaaatattattttaagtaaaacaaaataactttttctttataatctttctatctatcccAATAATTTTAAGGTAGGAtagtaattaaataaatattaaaaaaaaataattgtgtcTTATAAAGTTGGCTTGCCAGTCGAATATTGATCTAAGAGGTTGATTTGAAATAGTTCCCAAAAGCTTAGCCTCTTACatttaaaactataaaagtagtaattttaattgtaaatgaaataaaaattaaatatattttatatgtacataaattactactttacttttaaaataataaaaatcaaaaatcaaataattaaaCTCAGCTTTAAGTGTCTTCCAAAGGCAAACGAGCAATACAGTTTCTCCCTAATATTTTTTGGTGCCATTTTCAAAGTCACCCGCATTTTTCGCCAGTGTACACTTAGTGCGTATGTGTGAGCGCTGGCGTAagtgaaatttatttcaacAGCACCCGCCAGGCATTCAGCCCCAAAACTGTCGGTTGGCCAACTTAGGCGAAAAATTGAGAAGCAAGGCACACCAGCGCCGCATCAGCGGCAATAGAACGAAATGAGGCTGGCACGAGGGGGTTAAGCATCGTGGTGCAGGGGGTCAAATGCGCCCCAATAGGGGGCGCCATCTGCGGCACACTGGCGCCAGAGTGATGGAAACCATTCCGAATGCACAATCTCACAGCGGTTGATCTTAAAAAGGAGAAGCTGCAGTTTTCACAGAGAAAAAGCGTTAAGGGGGTGCATAAAAGTGCCACAGCGGTTTATGGGTTAAACTTTGTATTGTGCAAAAGAAATACGGACTTGCTGGTGCAAGTTCCTTGGTGTTAATGAAAACCCTTTGCAGGGCccttttaagatttatttcaAGGAAGCATTTTGAGATATATCCTTTATATTTATAGGTATAAATGTGCCCAATTAAATTGGGAAAATTGTTTAAGATAATTtatcttatattttatattcaggttccttgattttatttaacttttaagtGAGAGCTCTTATGATATCATCAGTAGAAGCCTGAAATAAGTTCTCAGTCAACCCCTTAACCCACTGTGGCCGcgaaaaatggccaaaactCGTCGCGTTTCTGTAgctgattttaaattttaattaaagtgcgGCTCCGACTTTCTGGCTGTGACCACTTGAGGTTCACGATTCGCGGCAAAGCAAACAATGGCCTACAAGTACGGCCACTTCTTGACACGCTCTCTTGGCACtcaaaagccaaagccaacTATTTACCCCGGGGGtaagaaaaaataatcaaataaaatagaagaaaGGCTTTCTAAAAACCCCGTATTGGCAGCCCCCAAACCGTGAGCAAAGAAAGCGTTCCCAACGCGACTCCCAAAATCCGTCAACTCATGGTGGGCTATAAAAGTGCCAGAGATCTGGACAGCGGCACACACAGTTCGAGGAGCCATTGTCCAGAAATGATCTACGCAATTCTAGTGCTCTGCCTGCTGGGCGGTTCCTTGGCCCAGAAGGCGGACAGGGAGAGGGATCCCCTGCCGCAGGTCAAGGATCAGAGCACCCGGCTGGCCGGCATCTATGTGAAGGATGGCAACGAGAACGGGCAGCTGAGGTTCCTGGCCTCCGGACTCAacagtggcagcagcagcagcagcagcagctcctcctcggGCCTCAACTCGGCCCTGAATCAGTACATAACCAACAAGCAGGACATGCTGGAGCAACTGCGTCCCAGCAGTGGAACGGGCACGGGCACTGGCACGGGTACGGCAACTACGGGCACGGGAACGGGCTCGGTGACGGGCACAACCTCGTCGGGTACCACCAGTGGCCTGGTGACGACGACCACGAATGGAGCCATCTACGTGCATCTGGGCAACTCgggctcctccagctcctcgtcctcctcctcatcgtcgtcgtcctcgtccaGCAACAACGCGGCCATCAATCAGGTGATCTACGGCTCGTCGCCGGTCGCCGGTCTTCTGCCCCAGATCGTCGGCCAGGCGGTGTCCAGTCGAGTGCGTCCCGGCCAGAACAACAGGAGGCGTGTCCCCGCCCGCAGGCGGCGGGTCAACAAGAGGCGTGGCAGCATCAACAACAATCAGAGGCGTCGCCGGCGGGGCAACAAACGGGGCCGCAACAAGAACAAGGCCCAGGTGATGGTTGTGCGTCCGAATCGCGGCTGAGAGGAGAGCACACCCCAACCCCTAGCTAAGCAACATTAATACCTTTTTTTTTCGAagccaagatatttttttatttattaccatTAGTATGCGAGAAGgcaacttaatttatttatttaaataattgaaagcAATTACACTGTGCAACaaaggttttttatttgggtCTGGCAGGCAAAGGTTCCATTTGGTTATAGCaatcagaaaatattttaatttacttatcACCTTTTTGGTTAAGTTCTGGGTTTTCGCAGTGTTTTTCATCCATTAAAAAtggaagttttatttttaatatggaACTCTTCTGTAAAAAGCTTTAAGTGTTACACAAAATAACGATGGAAAAAAATTCgtcaaaaaatgaaatctttATTTCCTGGCCAAAATCCTTTTAGGGTTAACACcttttttgaccaagttacagcaAAAGAGGACTaccaaaaaaatcgaattctCGACAAAAAATCAGATCCTTATTTTTggcccaaaaataatcagtatttttgaccaaacaaaaaaagtaatggttaaaaaattgaatgtcatacctcgttgaaCTCGTCATTAAATTCCCTATTTATTGGCATTCAcggctaaaaaattttatttttgacccattttccaaaaaaaaaaacggtgctaccccttgtaaaaaaattggaaatttgaaaaatattaaagttattagaatcAAGGAGATGATGATTGCGATCTATTATCTGTCTAGTTAGTTGTCCAAAAAAGTTCGCCCTGTGGGTtttggaccatttttgaccgagttacaccaaaaaagtgaaagaaaaattgaatttgtgccaaaaaaataaggtctttttatttaaatgttttaatcaTGTCtcttaaaattttcttttaccttTATTCGAATTtcttaattataatataataatataaccaAGCCCTAGTGATGTATGGCTGCCTTCAGTGAGTTTTACAATCGTGTTCCCGCGTAATGAACTCCTCAGGTGCGATTGCGAAACCTCAAATTTGTGTAGGCCAGTGTGCCTGGGGTTGTGGCTCTAATTTATGGGCCAACTGGTGTTCATGTTCAGAAGGGGCACACCAgcggtgtgtgtgagtgtgcgagtgtgctgGCTGCCCCGGGCGGAACCCCCTTGGTGAGCCCCTGGTCAAGTGCAAGACAAACGGTCTCCGGTCGGCGCTGCATGCGGCGGTCAATGTCTTGATAAATGTCTGCAGGATGGCGCCCGGGGAGCTCCAGGTCGCTCCTTGGGCTCCCGGTGCCCCTGCCCCGGGCCCGCGACCCCCTTGCGCCGCCCCTGTTGCGATTCGCGCCCCCTAAATCACCGTCACGTGTCCTGGCTGTGCATTATGTGCTCATGACTGTAATGAGCCTGTAAGTGGACCTAATCAGTGTCATAATAATAGAAATTAATCACTGCACGGCCACCGCGGCATGGGCGTGCGAAAGGGCGGCGAAGGGGGGCAAAGGGCGGCTCTCACCCACCTGCAGCTGGCAAAAGTCAAAGTTGAACCGCTGAAACACTCTGGCATTTTGCTCCTTGTGCGGTTTTGTGCAGCGCTTTGGCGCACATACTTTGTAAATGTTTTGCAAtgatttgatttgaaattcatTTGAATTATTGCTTGCTTCCGGTTTCCGGTGCCTTCGAAATACTTTCCTGTTTCCCTTCCGCCGCCCCCCCCATGGCCAGGATATGGAAGGACCCTATGATGTACGACCAACTTGGTTGGCCTTCTCTTTTGCGCTCCTCCCTGGGGAGTTTATTAAGTACTGCCAAGAATACACTGGGGATAAGTTAAGGATAATGCCGGTGCGATTGTGATTGgactataattattttatataaatagcACGTGGGTATTTTGGGGACCTTTAGAGTTCAAGAAGGGGGAGCAATCAATCGTTGCTCTAAGTagctgaaaaaatattttaaatacaaatatctatcctaatatttattttaatttatgataAACCATAAACCTTTccaattatttattcatttcttTCTATAAAGAGTTAAAAAgaatatcaaaaataaagtccttatatatttttatattttattgataaaatATGTCACATATTAAGTAATAAGTGTAGTGTACTTATCAGctgaaaacagaaaataataatttttgtatttattatgatACTTTCTAATTACaaaaactatataatataAGGTACTTAGTTactaataaaaagaaaataatgattttttatataatttaatataaaattcctGGTgtggcaatttttttttttctaaaatgcatatttttatttattacttacttatttgattttaaaagttaCTGTCCATTTCTCCCTCTGTATTTGCATAGACCAAAGGGCAACtagtgtgtgagtgtgcggaACTTTGTTAATATGCAAGTGAATGGACATTTCCGGTCCGGACAAAACGTGCCATGTGCCAGGCCGAAAACCGAGAGCCAAGGTCCTGGCCAAGCCCGCGAAACCTTTCGGGCGGTCGGTGCAAAGGGGTACCATAGGTAGCTGGCGGGGATTCGGGGAACTGGGCTTGGTGGGAGGGGAGGGGGACCTCGGTGGTTTTTGGGGGGCCACAAGGGGCACTCCCGGGCGGTGGTACAGGTTCACAGCCCAAGGACATGTGCTGTGCTAAAAGTCCACATCGCCACATCCACTGCCCTTGGATCCATTCGCTGGCCCTCTTTGCTCGGATACATTTCGCTGCCCCATGTGGGGGATCTTTTCACCGGGTCTCCTAGCTGGCCTATGCAATTTGACCTGCAAACTGTGATTCAGCGCTTAAATTACCAGTTTGTTTGTAATAAATAGTTCAAGAattgatattttatataaatacaaaagaaatagtttgctaagtatttaaaagattaatttcttcatatcatatatatttgtatgaatattataaatattttatataccaATTAATCAGATTTAGTgtacaaagtatttaaaacatttgaacatataaaaagtatataatatattatatgaaattaataaatataaatattcttaaagTGCTTGTTTAATTATAagcttttaaaacttaaaataagggagtatttatttatatgacTACAGATCtgactacttaaaaaataaattaaaataaataaatatctttttttattttacaaattttatcgATTAAGTTAGactatttttgtattatttaaaaataatattttatttattacaagcatagtaaatttaaatatgaaaggtactattttaaagaacaaattGTAATACaacttataataattttcctATAATAAAAagctatttaaaaatattttatttaattttaaaatgtctttTCTATCACTTCAAAAATACAGATTACTAGCCAAGTTAAATTTGAAGATATAttaaagagcattcaaaacCCAGCTCTTCGCTATTGAGTGTGCTTTTTCCCCTTGGCAGCTCCTCGGCTTCGCTCATGtgtaattttcaattaaaatgatttgAGTAGACAACTTTGAACGCTTCTGGCTGTGACTCTGCCACTGACTTGGCTTCTGATTTGGACTCGGAATCGGACTCGGAAACGGATCTCTGGGACCTGCGGGGCGGGCCCAAAAATAGGGGGGCCATGCCGCAAATACTTTTCGGGGCAGAAATCATAAATCATGCAGCAGGCAAAGACACGAACCGCATTGGAAATCGACGACGGCGACCCAAACTCCGGCGTTGACACACGGACACACGGAATCCGGGACGCCGGGCATCGGAGGAGATCTGCCATGTGTGCCACAGCCGAAAATATATACATCTATGTACACATACGGACACGGCCGGCCGACTAAGTGGGCCACAAGTTTCGCTTCACTTTTGAAATAGTTGCAAAGTGGAAAAGTTTGGCATGCAGAGTGTCCACGTCTGTGGTCAGGAAAGGGCATAATTGCGGGGCATCCTCCGGCGGAAGAGGAGGGTCCAGGAGTCCGGGGCTCCGGGGATCCGGGGCTCCGGCAGCGGGGGCCGTCGAGAGATGGGTGCGTGAGTCACGTGCCAGGAAGCGCCGGGATTGCCAGAGATAATCATGGCACTTTGTGTGGGGAAACCCTGGGAAATTGCCTAAGCAAATTATGAGGCGCCCATTCACCCAACAATATCGCCTAGCAATTTAAATACTCTGCAGTCatacaaaaaatgtgttaaatCCATGGATTttgtattcaatttaaatatattatgcCTAATGTTTCATACTTTTATTAAtcttaaatatgaaaatatttaatttaataatattatatacttTGAATCGATACAAAATGTAGCACATccatgaattttatttttaatttatatattttttgtttacttttttatacctctatgaaaatatttaatataattatatatatatttaataataattatatatatatttaacaataattatatatatatttaacaataattatatatatatttaattaaacaatttaaaattggaaattaaaataaaatcattggtttttaatgatattatccataatataatatatttcatgaaataaatatataaagtaaTTATGATTTAGATAGAAACTAATATTTTCTagcttgttttaaatattttcaaactaaCATTAAgttattgtatttaattaaaatatttaatacacaGTTTTGAAATCTTTtcttttgaacattttttttctctaAGTTAACATcccataataaatatattttttccttttttttaaatttgtatttttataatttaaaaaacctaaaatCATTTGACGCCTAGCTGAtgttttagaatattttttaacttaaatttgtaaatatgacaaaaatttataaaatatttgatttttccatAGATTGAAGTGCAGCATAAAAAACTCTACCTTATTTTAATCCTTAagtatttacatttatatatttttttttattgccacTAAAACTTGGTAATGCTGCCATCTCTGGCAGTTTTTCGTCTCggccttttgtttttcgggGCCAAGTGGCAGTGCAGGCAAGATGTAAGAACCGATGAAATTCTGCGGCTCctcttctctttttttttgcccatTCTTCAGCTTTGTCTGTCGATATTTCTCGAATTCTTCGtggcttttttttttggtatccCTCCAACCGATGGTCAATTGAcatggcaacaacaacaattgtgGCTTAGTTTTTTATCCCCCCGACCCCCACCCTCCCCGCCAATTATTCGATTTTTGTTGCTGTGTAAATTTCTTGTATTCCGTTGGCTTTTAATTGCCGTGACGTGTTTGTTCTGCTGGTTTTTTTTCAGTTTCAGCCTCGTtgttttttgtgtgcttttggcCACTTGACGTTTGATTTACTTAGTACTTTTTCGGCCGCTCTACAAGACCAATTGTAAGCCAATTTTCGGTGGGCCTTTGGGGGGGCGGCGGAGCTGAGGCCTTCACAAGTGGCCAACGACCTTGTcggtttttgcctttttggcaCACTTGTCAAGTGCCTTGCTCTGCGGTTGTCCACTGCCTTTTCAAGTTTTTCGTAAGGTCTGTTTTTCTCTGCCTCGATACATTACCGCTGATTGATTGATAAATGATTTGGCGAATTAATTGCAAAAAAAGAGGCAGCGTTCATACTTTAAAAGCCATGCACATATCTCTCAAGCGTTTGATAAATGTCGCTCTACAAAAATGTTAGTTGAGGACAAAAAATGACCACCTAGCCAAAAAAGAGGTACAAGGAATGCAGACTTATGGTACTTCAAATCGAGAGAAGTCATTTTACGGCTAACAGcttaaattaaactaattaggctttaaacatttgaaattatttttttatttcttagttGATATCTCTTATCTATTgaccttttaaaaaaaaccttacACCTTatgaaaattctaaaaattgtgttaCGTACTTTTCAAGCTATAAATAATCCAGAGTTTGAAATTCACTTACACTTAAGCTTTTGTTAAATAAACCAAAGTCAATATGtaaatcttaataaaaacttatgataaggaaaatcaaaagaaaaaagattttcttttgtttttcttctatttttcATTATAAGTGAATGGCTAAAACTATTAGCaagataataaaaactaaactttttatttacttattgattttaaaataatggcTTTTTAGCCATAGACTTGGTAGACTTGGCTTCTTAGGGAAACGGGGTGACAACTCTGGTTTCTAGCGGATAGGATTTATCGATTGGCGATTGCTAACGCAGCAAGCCGATGAATTTCTTGACGTCTGACAATTGATTTGAACTTATCACATAAATAAAAGTGTTTTGTGTCCTGCATCAATTTTGTTTCTGCTTTTTTCTGCCACCATGCCAAGTCCATCGAAAGTCGAATTGTGCCCCAGCCGGGATTCTTCggacgaggaggacgaggagttCATGAACCAATTGTTCAGCGAAGAAATGCTAAAGAAACTAAATGCGGACGCTGTCGGTAAGTAGTAATTATTTAAACCATTTGAGATAAACCACTGCAGTGACACTTTGTCTTTAGGGAGGCTTTCTTGGCGGGGTGGCGTTCTGATCTATGAAAAAAAGAAGTCCGACGAGCAGCCCAAGGCAGAACCAGGCTCATCTGAGGTGCTCGAGGTTCAGAATAAGACCAGTAAACGCGGATCCGAGGGGAAAGATCTCTGGGAAGAAGAGCCTGCCCCGAAGAAGACGGCAAAGGAAGGCGATGACCCCGGCTCCCTACCGAAGCCTTCCATTCCTGTGAATGAGGTGGACTCCCTGGATCCCGATTTGCCATCGTCTTCACGTCTATGCAAGAAGGAGAGGCCTCTGACTGCCATGGAGAAGTCAGATTCTTCATCCTCAAAGGCCAAGGAAGGCGAGATGTCAAAGAAATCTTCTCCAAAGTAGTTGCACGCCATCATCTTTGCCAAATAAATTCACCTTTATCAACAAAACAACCTTACAAACTCCTCAGTATCTCTGTTAacaattcttttagttttttttttataaggttTCCTCATTAAGTTTACCATATAACCAACCCCCAGCGATAGTTATACATATGCCA containing:
- the LOC108025686 gene encoding uncharacterized protein LOC108025686; translated protein: MPSPSKVELCPSRDSSDEEDEEFMNQLFSEEMLKKLNADAVGRLSWRGGVLIYEKKKSDEQPKAEPGSSEVLEVQNKTSKRGSEGKDLWEEEPAPKKTAKEGDDPGSLPKPSIPVNEVDSLDPDLPSSSRLCKKERPLTAMEKSDSSSSKAKEGEMSKKSSPK
- the LOC108025666 gene encoding probable GH family 25 lysozyme 3, with translation MVGYKSARDLDSGTHSSRSHCPEMIYAILVLCLLGGSLAQKADRERDPLPQVKDQSTRLAGIYVKDGNENGQLRFLASGLNSGSSSSSSSSSSGLNSALNQYITNKQDMLEQLRPSSGTGTGTGTGTATTGTGTGSVTGTTSSGTTSGLVTTTTNGAIYVHLGNSGSSSSSSSSSSSSSSSSNNAAINQVIYGSSPVAGLLPQIVGQAVSSRVRPGQNNRRRVPARRRRVNKRRGSINNNQRRRRRGNKRGRNKNKAQVMVVRPNRG